One Micromonospora sp. WMMD812 genomic window carries:
- the nrdR gene encoding transcriptional regulator NrdR, whose product MRCPYCRHADSRVVDSREADDGQLIRRRRSCPECGKRFTTVEEAVLAVVKRSGVTEPFSRTKIIGGVRKACQGRPVDDDSLALLAQRVEETIRAKGAAEIPSHEVGLAILGPLRDLDEIAYLRFASVYRSFDSLADFEREIETLRAAARARENGGAEAVETAGRTS is encoded by the coding sequence ATGCGGTGTCCGTACTGCCGGCACGCCGACTCCCGGGTGGTCGACTCGCGGGAGGCCGACGACGGCCAGCTCATCCGGCGACGGCGGTCCTGCCCGGAGTGCGGCAAGCGGTTCACCACGGTGGAGGAGGCCGTCCTCGCGGTGGTCAAGCGCAGCGGGGTAACCGAGCCGTTCAGCCGGACGAAGATCATCGGCGGGGTGCGCAAGGCGTGCCAGGGCCGGCCGGTGGACGATGATTCGCTCGCGCTGCTGGCTCAGCGCGTCGAGGAGACGATCCGGGCCAAGGGGGCCGCCGAGATCCCCAGCCACGAGGTGGGGCTCGCCATCCTGGGCCCGCTGAGGGACCTGGACGAGATCGCCTACCTGCGATTCGCCAGCGTCTACCGGTCCTTCGACTCGCTCGCCGACTTCGAGCGCGAGATCGAGACGTTGCGGGCGGCGGCCCGCGCCCGGGAGAACGGCGGGGCCGAGGCGGTCGAGACCGCCGGCCGCACCAGCTGA
- the lexA gene encoding transcriptional repressor LexA produces the protein MTEDRASRPKNPQQIAEAGPPAARRRGTARSRTGQPAVRPVTPVVSAFPDPASVDLTARQRRILEFIRTWVERHGYPPSVREIGEAVGLVSPSSVAYQLKELEKKGFLRRDPNRPRAVDVRAPSDLVDDELSRAQRPTPAYVPMLGRIAAGGPILAEQAVEDVFPLPRELVGEGEVFMLQVKGDSMLDAAICDGDWVVVRQQPTAEVGDIVAAMLDGEATVKTYRRRDGHVWLMPQNPAFDPIPGDDATIMGRVVAVLRRI, from the coding sequence GTGACCGAGGACCGGGCCAGCCGGCCGAAGAACCCGCAGCAGATCGCCGAGGCGGGTCCACCGGCCGCTCGGCGCCGGGGCACCGCACGCAGCCGGACGGGCCAGCCCGCCGTGCGCCCGGTCACCCCGGTGGTCAGCGCCTTCCCCGACCCCGCGTCGGTCGACCTGACCGCCCGCCAGCGGCGGATCCTGGAGTTCATCCGCACCTGGGTCGAGCGGCACGGCTACCCGCCGAGCGTCCGCGAGATCGGCGAGGCGGTCGGCCTGGTCTCGCCGTCCAGCGTCGCCTACCAGCTCAAGGAGCTGGAGAAGAAGGGCTTCCTGCGCCGCGACCCCAACCGCCCCCGCGCGGTGGACGTGCGCGCACCGAGCGACCTGGTCGACGACGAGCTGAGCCGCGCCCAGCGCCCCACCCCGGCGTACGTGCCGATGCTGGGCCGGATCGCCGCCGGTGGGCCGATCCTCGCCGAGCAGGCCGTGGAGGACGTCTTCCCGCTGCCCCGCGAGCTGGTCGGTGAGGGCGAGGTCTTCATGCTCCAGGTCAAGGGCGACTCGATGCTCGACGCGGCGATCTGCGACGGCGACTGGGTGGTGGTGCGGCAGCAGCCGACGGCCGAGGTCGGCGACATCGTGGCCGCCATGCTCGACGGCGAGGCGACCGTGAAGACCTACCGCCGCCGGGACGGCCACGTCTGGCTGATGCCGCAGAACCCGGCCTTCGACCCGATTCCCGGCGATGACGCCACCATCATGGGGCGGGTCGTCGCGGTGCTGCGCCGCATCTGA